cacGACTACATCCTAgaaaacatcacacctgcccagacccactagcccccatccccatctccatctcacTTTCTACCACATGGCCTGAAACCGCACGGTTGTTTGTCTCCATCGCCAAGATAATAAAGCTTTTGATCTTTCCATTGCGTGAACGACGGAGGGTTGGCTGATTTCCAGTTTGAGAATactttttaaaaaatttaaaaagtttTATAATTGATGAGAAGAGTATAGTTCAACCCGTCGGGTAACTCACTGCAACCTCATGTCATGCCTTAAAATATACAAACAGACACATTAAAAACAAACTTatgtaatacttttttttttacattcccaGAAGGCATGAATTATTACTTAAAGGCTGAATTTTAAATAGATTAAATTGAGATTATGTCACTGGCCTagacacacaataacccataatgtcaaagtggaattatgtttttagaaacggtaccaatttaaaaaaaaaaaatttaatgaaaagctgaaatggctTGAGTCGaagtattcaacacctttgttatggcaagcctaaataagtttgagtaaacatttgcttaacaagtcacataagatGCAACGATAGTGTTAAAAACCTCTACAGGATTGGTGTCCTCCcccgcgggacggttgagctaacgtgcactaatgtgattagcatgacttAAGTggcaagaacatttcccaggacatagacatgtcttatatgggcagaaagcttaaattcttgttaatctaactgcactgtacaATTtagagtagctattacagtgaaagattcctcaaacaatagcatggtagagtgcacagttatgtccTTAAATGTATCTATAaaacaattaggcacatttgggcagacttgatacaccattttgaacagtaatgcaatggttcattggagcAGTctaaaaactttgcacatacactgctgccatctagtggcgaAATCTAAATTGTGCCAAGATTCCTAAGTCATAtatcatggcctttctcttgcatttcaaagatgaaaaaaataaaacgcatgttttttctttgtattatcttttaccagatatgtgttatattctcctacattaatttcacatttccaaacacttcaaagtatttcctttcaaatggtatcaagaatatgcatatccttgctagctttgggtatgtcatttaggcgaaaattgaaaaggGGTCTGGTCCTTAAGAAGTTTTTAacatgagatatatatatatatatataaaatacacacacacacagttgaagtcgtaagtttacatacacttaggttggagtcattaaaactctttcaaccacttcacaaatttcttgttgacaaaatatagttttggcaagtcggttaggacattactttgtgcatgacacaagtcattgtttacagacagattatttcaattataattcacggtatcacaattccagtgggtcagaagtttacatacaccaagttgactgccttaaacagcttggaaaattccagaaaatggtgtcatggctttagaagcgtctgataggcgaattgacataatttgagtcaattggaggtgtacctgtggatgtatttcaaggcataccttcaaactcagtgcctctttgcttgacatcatgggaaaagcaaaagaaatcagccaagacctgagaaaaacattgtagacctccacaagtctgtttcatccctgggagaaatgtccaaacgcctgaaggtaccacgttcacctgtacaaacaatagtacgcgagtataaacaccatggggaccacgcagctgtcagaCCGCTCAGGAAAaatatgtgttctgtctcctagagatgaatgtactttggtgcgaaaagtgcaaatcaatcccagaacagcagcaaaggaccttgtgaagatgctggaggaaacagatacaaaagtatctatagccacagtaaaacaagtccaatatcgacataacctgaaaggccgctcagcaaggaagaagccactgctccaaaaccaccataaaaaagccatactacggtttgcaactgcatggggacaaagatcgtactttttggagtaatgtcctctggtctgatgaaacaaaaataactgttggccataatgaccatcgttatgtttggaggaataagggggaggcttgcaagccgaagaacaccagcccaaccgtgaagcacaggggtggcagaatcatgttgtgggggtgctttgctgcaggagggactggtgcacttcacaaaatagattacaTCATTAGGTCGGAAaagtatatggatatattgatatattgaagcaacatctcaagacattagtcaggaagttaaagcttggtcgcaaatgggtcttccaaatggacaatgacaccaagcatacttccaaagttgtggcaaaatggcttaaggacaacaaaagtcaaggtattggagtggctatcacaaagccctgacctcaatcctatagaacatttgtgggcagaactgaaaaagcgtgtacaagcaaggaggcctacaatccttactcggttacaccagctctgtaaggaggcatgggccaaaattcacccaacttattgggggaagcttgtggaaggctacctgaaacgtttgacccaagttataaaatgtaaagacaatgctaccaaatactaattgagtgtatgtaatcttctgacctgggaatgtgatgaaagaaataaaagcttaaataaatccctctctctaatattatactgacatttcacattcttaaaataaagtggttatcgtaacgacctaagacagggaatttttactaggattaaatgtcaggaattgtgaaaaactgagttaatatgtatttggctaaggtgtatgtaaatttctaatacacatacacacatatagtaTGGGAAAACTGAGATTCCTCATGAAAcccagacaacaacaaaaataccatCATTTTTGgaggaaggattgttgacatTTGAATCCAaaagcataattgagaaataattAATCTAAGTTGACATACTTATGACATTTTGGCCTACCCACGGCcacctttaagactccataatgtttcatctgtagatGCTTTACCACTTGCTCTGTAATATGAGTAGTATTTTTATTTCAATAAAAATGTCAATAAATGAATATTGAAAAATTTAAACAAAAAAATGTTGGATTTGGCTATTtttgttttatacatttttgaataTGATATACTCTACAAGCATATTCAAGTCCTAGAGTGGATCTATGCTAGATTTAAAGTTACGGCCCAATTAGTGGAGAGAAAATGGAATCTAGGCAATGTAACCAATCACAGCCTTCCTTTTACTTGTATCACTGCACATCCTGCAAATGGGTTGCCACATTCATTGTTGGTAATGCTGACAAATTGGATCATAACTCTAAAAGTAGCAGACAGCCAACTCTGGAACATTGATATGTCCATTTAATATATTATGTTCAACAATACATTGAAACATTTGCCAAATCAAATTGTGTGTTTTCAATATTCATGTTTTATATTCTTCAATATTCATAAATTATATAAAAAAAGTTACTGAAATCTAAATACTACGCATTACAGAGCAAGCGGAAAAGCTTCATATGACACCAATGTTTGCTGTGTAGCACCTACAGATTAAACAATATGAtgtcttaaaggaggcctgggTAAGGCCAAAATTGAATAAATAtgccaactttgagaaattatgcTTTCAGATAAAAATGTTAAatatacagttccttcagaaagtattcacaccccttgactttttccacattttgttgttacagccagaATTTAAAAAGTATTAAATCAATATTCtttgttgtcactggcctactccagaatgtcaaagtggattatgattttctctctattttttttacaaattaattaaaaatgaaaagctgaaatgtcttcagtcaataagtatcCCCTTTGTtagggcaagcctaaataagttaatgagtaaaaatgtgcttaacaaattacataagttgcatggacacaCTGTGCACAgatcattgtatgtgtggggtacagagatgaggtagtcattcaaaaatcatattaatttaatgactacctcatctctgtaccccacacatgtaAGATCCCtcaatcgagcagtgaatttcaaaacacaaagaccagggatggtTTTGAAATGCCTCgtaaagggcacctattggtagatgggtaaaaaaaagcagacattgaatatccctttgagcatggtgaagttaattATAGATCAAtattgtagttattccacaatactaacctaaatgacaatgttaaaaggaagcctgtacagaaaaacatgtatcctgtttgcaataaggcactaaagtaaaactgaaaaaatgtggcaaagaaattaactttatgtcctgaatacaaagcgttaagTTTTGGGCAAATCCACCACAACACATCACCGAGTACCACCCTTCATAttttccagcatggtggtggcttcatcatgttatgtgtgtacttgtcatcggcaaggactagggagttttttttagcacaggcaaaatcctagaggaaaacctggttcagtctgcgttccaacagacactgggagacaaatccacctttcagcaggacaataacctaaaaacacaaggccaaatatacactggagttgcttagaaaaggtgtgcaaagctcttagacttacccagaaaaactcacagctgtaaaccctgccaaaggtgattctaacatgtattgactaagGGTGTTGAATACTTATCGAATTAAGCTATATTagtgttatttttgtatttatttttaatacaaatgttagaatttttcttccactttgacattgcagAGTACTTTGTGTAGAACATTGGACAAAAACATgacatttaaatatattttaatccCACCTTGTAACACATTTTGAGAAActctaggggtgtgaatactttaaagtcactgtactgtatatacaaattaattgtgtattacagcctgattaaaTCAGATTACTAGCTAGGCAGCTAGATTAAAAGATAACTAGGTTAGATAACTACCTGTATTTGTCCAAGGAATTAAAATAGTTCTATAGGATCCCCATTTATTTGACTCTGAAATTACTATTTTGACGGCATAAGGATATGACTCATTCGCTTCATGATTGAAATATTGTGGGAACGTAACGTCTTAACGTTACATAAACATATCAATGAGTGTACCTAGCTAGATATTCCCTAGGAGGTGTGAACCTGTAAACATTAGCTAATTTACTGGCAAGTATGTACTGCACTCTGTTGGTATGCGTTGGCTAGCTAACTGTGCCTACCCGGTGGTATGCTAGCTAACTGTGCCTGTGGCTACCGACTGTTGACTGATCTAATATAAATACAACAAAACTAATACCTTCACATAGATCACACCTTACTTCGTGATTACGATTCAATTGGTCCTTGTTCTCGAGAGCCCTCTTGTTAATCCATCTCACAAAATACAACGACTAAACAttccagccagctagctaaccaGTTGCTCATTTCCTTTCTCTTCCAGCGCCAAAACCACAACATTCTGTTTTATTTCCGTTTGTGACGTGTAATGTTCTGCGTTCACTTCCGACATCACTTCATAAAAAAAGTTACCATCAGAGGTGGTTTTGAAGAGACCATAATATCAAAGATAATGACAACTCTGTGGTAATATGAAAACTGTGGTTAAATTCTCCCGTACTTAATATGTCAATTCAAGTAACCGCCATCACTTGCAAATACGATGTTCATTTATTTAATGAATAATTGTGTATTTACATTATCACTAACGCCATTATCAAGGTACATAAATAAATATTAAAAATCTATTAACCCAACTTATCAGGACCAATAATGAGTATTGGAATAATGAGCACACAAGAAAAAAAagagacaaccacatatccataacttaaaaaaaaatatatatataaaaaaaatatatatatatatatatacacacacactatacactcaAACATGAGTCCACCTAGCTAGATATACTAGGAATAGAAAAGGGGAATTGATAGGAACTAAATGGAAGCTAATGTAAAACATCAGACTCAGGGACAGCAATAAAAAAAAATCCATCTTTAGGATGTCCCCTGCAACAAGGCAAACCACTCAGTTAAGGGCCCGGTTTCCTGATAGCCATGGAACTTGGTTTAGGAGTGTTTTAATGATGCCTCATTCTTACAACGGCCAAAGATGTAACGTCCGTTTCTCAAAACAACATGCAGAATGAACGTTCACTAAAAGCGTTGTTAGACCATGTGTTGACACTGATAGGATCGAAACAAAAGCAGCGCTCCTCTCAAATCAACTTTCTCCTTTCAAATCATATTCCAAAATCCTGATGATGCATCAGCTCCTAGAAAGATATTACCACCTATGGTtggctgcaaatattgaggcAACTTATAATGCTTACCCAATAATGCACAAAATCACATTGAGCACATCATTGCGCACATGTTGTTACACATCAAAATATATTGAGGCAAAAATTACAGATACAGACAATAATTGGCAAAATAGAAttaaattgattgaacatgacatTGATTTCAATTAGGTTGAAATACATAGACCCATGTAGCCTATTTATCTTTTAATGCAGTTATCTCGGTTTTAATTTGAAGCATATTTTTATCCTTCACTTACTTGCTTGTAACAATTGCAAAGACTTTagcaactttgtatttgtagtcaactttgttctgaagttaTCGGCAGTCATAATCAGAGAGATGAACATCTTGATTCTATGTTTAGCAGAGATCTTCTGTAAATAAAGTGACACAGAAGGTCAAAAACATAACGATGCACTTAACTGTTCTACGAGTGGTGAGGCTGTCGGTAAATAATGAGCGTGTTCAAGTGCAACTTTAGTaacgatggttttgggaaacatCAGAGATTTAACAATGCTCCTACGAAGATTCTAACAATGAATTTAGCATAAATATGCGGCGGGAAGTCACATTTATTTGCATGGTGTTAGGCTGAGGTTACTGTCCGCTCTTGAGAGACTCCACCAGCCTAAGGAGTAAGCAGAAACAGAAAAATTATTCAGTTTTGTTGTTGTATATTGAATGACTCCTCAGCTTGTCACTCATATTCTTTGTTCCTAATGCAAACCATGTTATTAATTTAATGATAATTTAAAACTGTTATCATCTTAACAgctgaaagacacacacacacacacacaaaaacagccTTATCCTTAACTAAACAGCCTCATTCATTTGGTTCCAATTCCATTACCATTCCATGGCCTCATCCAACCCTGTTCCCTTGGTGGCGGAGGTCTTGAAGATCTGCCACTTTCTGTCTTTGAGTGCTGGCAGGCCCAGGGAATTGGCGACCTCAGTGGGAGTCATGGCCTGCTCCATGTCTTGCTTGTTGGCAAACACCACCAGTATAGCCTTCTTCAGCTCCTCCTCCTGCAGAGAGAATGCAGACAGAGCCCTCTATATCTGGAAACCTAGTCTGTGACTGCACATGCTGTTTAGCTCACAATTCCATCAAAATATAGCAAGTACATGGATAAAAAGAGCTAGTGAGAGCCATGGGACCAGTAAACATATTCAACTATGGAAGGCTTTTATACAAGCTACTAAAGCCACATTACTCATACCTCAAGCATAGCCACCAGTTCAGACTTGGAGATTCCCATCCTGTCCCTGTCACTGCTGTCCACTACATAGATAACAGCATCAGTGTTGGAGTAGTAGCAGCGCCAGTAAggcctgaaacagagagagatgcaaGAAGAAAATTTGGGTAACCAATACATTTGTTGGTTGACTCTTGACAAACTGACTGCTGATGGTTGCAATATTCAGATATGTGTGAGACATATGCTACAATAAATAAGTTGAAGTCAGGAATGTCTCAATACCTAATACTGGTCTGCCCTCCAAGATCCCACACCTGGAACTTCAGATTCTTGTATGTCACCGTTTCCACGTTGAAACCAATGGCTGAAAAAGAAGAGAATGGTAAGTCAACTAATTTCTAGTATTGTAGGTTAATCGTAACTGTTTGCATGTCATTCTCTGCATGAGCCATTTCAGTGACCAATTTATCTGTTGCAAGACATACCATCGTATGGGCATGCAGGAGTTAGGCCATCAGTGTGAGTGTTCCTCAGCACTGAGAAGAAGTTATTTTCACTCACTGGGAATAGTGGTGACGACCTCCCCAACTTGAAGTCTGTAAAGGATTGTGGTTTTCCCAGCTCCATCCAACCCCAGGATCAGTATCCTCATTTCCCTGGTGCCAAACAGGCCAGAAAAAAGACTGGAGAAGAACCCACCTAGATTTAACAAGGCAGGAGGGATAAAGAAGATTAAAGTGGTAATACTTTGCTCATAACATTTGTCAAACTATACAGATAACTTCAAAGGACAAACACTAATGTCAACTGTCAGGTCTGCTAAATGCATCACATCGTGAAAGGAATTCTAAAGACATAAATCACGGTCTGGTACGCATGCACATTCACGTGTCAGAAAGTTATTATTTTCTTGAATATGTAAGGGTGtttccctttgatattttaagtggAAATTATACACCATTATTGGCATGCCATTTAACATAGACCACATGGAAAATTCTCTAAATCAGATTTttatatgaataaagacttgctaaagtATCAAGAATCTGCCTTTTAACATGCCCCTCGTCATGTTTCTCAGACTCCTAGGAAGATCACTTAACCCCAGCCTTTCACCATCATTGCAAAGCCTTAGTTATGTTGTTGCCATTTTCTTTCGTGGTGGAAAACAGAGCCCGTCGAGCATCACGTTAACCCTGTTGTCCATAGACAGATTGGCAAAACATTTTTTAACAGTTTCAATTtgtgtgaagcttgcattcaattgcccctccATGTTGCACACAAGCTTACATGAAAACCTCAACCCTGTtgtggtcaaccctgttacttcaAAGGCACTTTTagataaaaaaaaacaacaacaaaaaacatttgcaAGTAAAAGAAAAAAGACCAAATGCCAATAAAGTAAAAGGGTTGAGGTTTTCATCTTAAATCACACATAAATCCCCTCCtgacagggggaatatacacgtgttgtgtgcaacagggaggggcaattgaatgcaagcttcagcAAATTAAAATGAAAACATTTCTATTCAATCTATCTATGGGCAAGAGGGTTAACGTGTTGCTCGACTGCTCAGTTTTTCACCAAAAAAAACAACAGAATAtggcaacaaaataactagggctttgcAATGATGGTTAAAATGTTAGGAAAGGTTGGGGTTAAGTGGGTTCAAATATTCCTATAAATCtgaaaaacatgaaaacattttTCCCATCTTAAAACCccttgagatgggaaaacatgtttttttaatgaTGTGGAaaatgtgctctttatgacataATGTTAGGTGAAATTAATAGTTTTGTTGGACACTACCCAAAATGTACTCTACTAGTGGAACGACCCTGCTAGTAGAGCAACATATCGACATCTGTATTTAAGACATTGACTGGATAGCAAACGTTCGTCTGGCATACCTCAAAGAATAACCAAATAATCATAATTTATTCATAGAAAATCGTACATTTACCATAAAAgtctacctagctagctaatgctAACACTAAGGCATACAACCAAATATTAAGATAAAACGTTGGCAGATGGTCAGATATTAATCAGTGGCTAAACATTGATTTTATGTCAAATTTTGTCGATAACTCTAAAAGCAAACTGTAAAGTAGCAACGAATCTTACCCATTTTTGACTAATAACAGTCCCTGCTATCAATCAGTATGCAAAGCTTTTTGTAGGAAAATATTTATTGTACATTGAGTGGCGTCTCTTCTTCTTTCTATTGGGTTTGTTTACATTGACAGCGCAGTTATCAGGACATTATCGCCACCTATTTTCAGGGATGTACTGGTGATTTGATGGTCTACTCTTTTACATTACAATCATACATTATACGGTACAGTCCCAACATTGAAAATATTAAAAAGTACACATTAATGTTCGGAGAAAATAACTTGTAGCACAAATCGAAGACCACACCGGCAGAGTGGATCAAAGTTTTGATATGGCTGCCTGCATTGACACATCGTGAAATACTCCTGTCTGTATTAAAAATCACTTCTACTCATAATAGTTTCAATAAAAAACATGACATTTTATTATTTAGTGTAAATTGTTTTATAGTCACATAGAATATTGAGTACAGTCACGCTTCAAAAAGCAGATAAATATACAGGTTAATCTACAATAGCAGATAAATTGGCTAACAAATATACAAATAAGCAACATGTTAATGAATAAATACAGCATACAATATACAAACAAAAGCTTTAAAAATCTATCTCTGGCTTTCATTTCCAGTGTCTAACTGTCAGTGGAGTAAAGTccttaagaacaaatacttaagaactacttaagtagtttgaagtatctgtactttactttactatttatatttttgacaacttttacttgacaaaaatcctaaagaaaataatgtacttttaactccatacattttccctgacacccaaaaacacttgttacattttgaatgcttagcaggacagtaaAATGGTCTAAtttacacttatcaagagaacatccctggtcatctctactgcctctgatctagcggactcactaaatacatgttttgtttgtaaattatgtctgtgttggagtggctatccgtaaataaataaaaagaaaatggtgctgtctgttttgcttaatataaggaatgtgaaattatttgtagttgtacttttgatacttgagtATATTTAGCATTttaatttacttttgatactaagTATATCTaacaccaaatacttttagactttcactcaagtaggatttcactgggtgactttcacttttacttgagtcattttctatttaggtttctttacttttactcaagtatgacaattgggtacttttttcacTACTGACCACATGCTAGAAGTTACACTGGACTATCTACAGTGCCTtgaaaaagtattcacccccttggcatttttcctattttgtttcattacaacctgtaattaaaaaatatatatatttggattTCATATCatagacatacacaaaatagtccaaagcGAAATGAAAataataacttgtttcaaaaactaaaactaaacaaaaaatggaaaagtggtgcacgcatatatatgtattcaccccctttgaagcCCCTAATAAGATCTTGTGCAACCAATTACATTCAGAAGTCAcgtaattagttaaataaagtccacctgtgtgcaatctaagtgtcacatgatctgtcacatgatctcagtatacatacacctgttctgaaaggctccagagtctgcaacaccacgaagcaaggggcaccaccaagcaagcagcaccatgaagaccaaggagctctccaaac
This is a stretch of genomic DNA from Oncorhynchus nerka isolate Pitt River linkage group LG25, Oner_Uvic_2.0, whole genome shotgun sequence. It encodes these proteins:
- the LOC115109533 gene encoding ADP-ribosylation factor-like protein 1 — encoded protein: MGGFFSSLFSGLFGTREMRILILGLDGAGKTTILYRLQVGEVVTTIPTIGFNVETVTYKNLKFQVWDLGGQTSIRPYWRCYYSNTDAVIYVVDSSDRDRMGISKSELVAMLEEEELKKAILVVFANKQDMEQAMTPTEVANSLGLPALKDRKWQIFKTSATKGTGLDEAMEWLVESLKSGQ